A genome region from bacterium includes the following:
- a CDS encoding DnaJ domain-containing protein has product MATRERTKTRTYYELLGVTPSAPEEIIQAVWRAWMRTMRVHPDLGGNEEFAKAINAAYDTLSNPEKRAQYDAEISQEFAPENEVNRRAPRTRVEAEIAYCAKPDDGWLAAKVVDASALGMRVRTEKLMTVGQNIAIAFPEKPRHAYEAKVRWMRTSDDFSEWRCEAGLEFFSPIPDILHRLGYKRP; this is encoded by the coding sequence ATGGCGACACGTGAACGCACAAAGACGCGCACCTATTACGAGCTCCTTGGAGTCACTCCGTCGGCGCCGGAGGAGATCATACAGGCGGTATGGCGCGCTTGGATGCGCACGATGCGTGTGCATCCGGACCTGGGCGGCAACGAGGAGTTCGCAAAGGCGATCAACGCGGCTTACGATACGCTCTCGAATCCCGAGAAGAGGGCGCAGTACGACGCCGAGATATCGCAAGAATTTGCGCCCGAAAACGAGGTGAACAGGCGCGCGCCGCGCACCAGGGTGGAGGCCGAGATCGCGTATTGCGCCAAACCCGACGACGGATGGCTCGCTGCGAAGGTCGTGGATGCCTCGGCCCTCGGCATGCGCGTAAGGACTGAGAAGCTCATGACCGTCGGGCAGAACATCGCCATAGCTTTTCCGGAAAAGCCCAGGCACGCCTACGAGGCGAAGGTCCGCTGGATGAGGACCTCTGACGATTTCAGCGAGTGGCGCTGCGAGGCAGGGCTTGAGTTCTTCTCGCCTATACCCGATATCCTGCATAGGCTAGGCTATAAACGGCCTTGA